Proteins from a genomic interval of Mycobacterium conspicuum:
- a CDS encoding RES family NAD+ phosphorylase: protein MVKAPPTPFDPKIETLAAGHLLCRVFTASRTAVEFNPGVGGPTRFGFFGQPIVPIMYAADAEEAAVAETLLHDIPVDGGLLPYDDYSRKALARLRVTRDLRLAVLYGLGLRHLKVTAEELTSSPASTYADTVRWAEAAHGIGVDGMVWMSRLCNNIKAYVFFGDRCDGTKAAFAQDPTHGRIFASPADQTWLIDLCAPLHVDVLLKA, encoded by the coding sequence GTGGTGAAGGCGCCGCCGACTCCGTTCGACCCCAAGATCGAGACCCTGGCCGCCGGGCACCTGCTCTGTCGCGTCTTCACGGCGAGCCGCACGGCCGTTGAGTTCAACCCCGGCGTGGGTGGCCCGACCCGGTTCGGCTTCTTCGGCCAGCCGATCGTCCCGATCATGTACGCGGCCGACGCCGAGGAAGCGGCGGTCGCCGAGACCCTGCTGCACGACATCCCGGTCGACGGGGGTCTGCTGCCCTACGACGATTACTCCCGCAAGGCACTCGCCCGCCTGCGGGTGACCCGAGACCTGCGCCTCGCCGTCCTGTACGGCCTGGGATTACGACACCTCAAGGTCACCGCCGAGGAACTCACCTCGAGCCCCGCGTCCACCTATGCCGACACCGTGCGCTGGGCCGAAGCCGCGCACGGGATCGGGGTGGACGGCATGGTGTGGATGTCGCGACTGTGCAACAACATCAAGGCGTACGTGTTCTTCGGCGACCGGTGCGACGGCACCAAAGCGGCCTTCGCCCAGGACCCCACGCATGGCCGGATCTTCGCCAGCCCCGCCGACCAGACCTGGCTGATCGACCTGTGCGCACCGCTGCACGTCGACGTGTTGTTGAAGGCGTAG